One window from the genome of Pedobacter schmidteae encodes:
- a CDS encoding lipocalin-like domain-containing protein yields the protein MKFKMFSLLFSVTALMACTTENAGDNEKTIGLKGTWQLVSATNVENGVRTFTDYTKNQQMIKIINDTHFSFLRHDLKLNKEGKNNFDAGGGRYQLQGDQYTEFLDFYSDKNWEGKSFKFKVTVQNDTLIQTGVEKVEGAGVDRTITEKYVKVKDK from the coding sequence ATGAAGTTTAAAATGTTCTCGCTGTTATTTTCTGTAACAGCACTTATGGCCTGCACAACAGAAAATGCCGGGGATAATGAAAAAACAATTGGATTGAAGGGGACCTGGCAATTGGTGTCGGCCACAAATGTCGAAAACGGGGTTCGCACGTTTACCGATTATACCAAAAACCAGCAGATGATTAAAATTATTAATGACACACACTTTTCTTTCCTGAGGCACGATTTAAAATTAAATAAGGAAGGCAAGAATAACTTTGATGCCGGAGGAGGACGTTACCAGCTGCAGGGCGATCAGTACACCGAGTTTCTGGATTTTTATAGCGATAAAAATTGGGAAGGTAAATCGTTCAAATTTAAGGTTACCGTTCAAAATGACACTTTGATTCAGACAGGGGTAGAAAAAGTTGAAGGTGCAGGAGTGGA